Genomic window (Shewanella psychropiezotolerans):
ATGGGAACCGAATGCGACCAGAGCATGTGTGAAGATACGTTTAAAAACATAACCATAAAGATAATGTGAGTATGTTTGATGAGGATTGTTCTGATGATGAGAATAGAGAGAACATTAGTATCAACATGATTAACCCTTTTGGTTAAGTAATTGAATTATCACACCATTTAAGAATGTAAAGTTAGCATTGGAAGCACTTTCTGAATTGTTATTTTGTTTTACCTTAGGCGAAATAAATCGGTACGATAAATAGAGTAAATATATTGCTCCTAATATTTGAACTGCATTGAAAAGGGTGTTGTTACTTTGAATTACGGCCCAAAGCCAAAACCAATGAGTAGAGAGTAAAAAACAAAAACAATATCGATTCCTGCTATTAAAGGTAAAGATCGTCGAAATCCCATTGATGCACCCGAAGCCGCAAATACAACATTTGCAGGTCCAGGACTTATGACTAAAGGGAACATGACCGTAAACCATGCTATGAATAATTCAATGTTTGACATTTTCACTCCTTGAAATATGTAACTTATTTGTTTGGTAGTAGACTAACTATTTATTGTTTCAATTTATTTATATTTGTTTCGTTAATTGTCCTGACTTGTTAAGTAATTATTAATGACGGACAAAGTACAATACTTAAGTGTTTTGATCAATTGAATATTAGGGTGTTAAAATGTAAGTCTTTATTTTTTGATGAATTAAATTCATCTCTCTCATGCAAGTTTTTAATTGCATATGAAGGTTGTAGTTCTTTAGTTGCAAGTAAGA
Coding sequences:
- a CDS encoding LysE family transporter encodes the protein MSTIFTFNSRNRYCFCFLLSTHWFWLWAVIQSNNTLFNAVQILGAIYLLYLSYRFISPKVKQNNNSESASNANFTFLNGVIIQLLNQKG